The Chloroflexota bacterium genomic sequence TGCGTTGCGACATGATGAAAAAAGCTGTGAATTGTGTGAAACCACTTTGCGGCTTTTCGTGTCTATTTTGGGGGCCGAAGCAGGTAATCTGGCCCTGAAGCTCATGTCTACAGGAGGAGTCTATCTCGGCGGCGGCATTCCTCCTCGTATCCTGCCCTGGCTTGAGAATAAGTACTTCATGCAGGCCTTTTTGAACAAGGGACGGTTCTCTACCGTTCTGATTCGCATTCCCGTCCACGTCATTATGAACCGTGACGCCGCGCTTCTGGGGGTGGCTTGCTACGGTTTGCGGATTACGTGGCATTTTGGCGTGGCGTAACCGTATCATGAAAACAGCTTAGCCCTCGCGGAGTACCCCTGGGAACCAGACTGGTGCTGCTATTCCGGTCTTCGGGCGAAGTTAGGCGTTTGTAAAGGACACGACAGGGCTTTCTAACGTTGCTCAGACCAGAGGTGCCGATGGATGATATCCCGTTTGTTGATAGTACTATTCCCTGGCTAACCACCGAGCAGATGATCGAGGTGGATCGAGCCATGATAGAGGATTATCACATTGATCTGATTCAGATGATGGAGAACGCAGGCCGTTGCCTGGCTCATCTGGCGCGCCAGCGCTTTCTGAATGGTGATCCTCGGGACCGATCTGTGGTGATCCTGGCTGGCACTGGTGGCAATGGCGGTGGCGCACTGGTCGCTGCCCGGCGGCTGCACAACTATGGGAGTCGAGTACAGGTGTTTGTGACCCGGCCGGACGAACGTTTTTCTCCCGTCCCTGCCCACCAGCTGGACATCCTTCGCCGGATGGGTATCTCCATCGAATCCACTGAAAGTCTGGATCGTGCGGAGAGGCCGGAGCTGATTCTGGATGGCCTTATTGGCTACAGCCTCAAAGGCGCACCCCGCCAATCGGCTGCAACGCTGATCCGCTGGGC encodes the following:
- a CDS encoding NAD(P)H-hydrate epimerase, with amino-acid sequence MDDIPFVDSTIPWLTTEQMIEVDRAMIEDYHIDLIQMMENAGRCLAHLARQRFLNGDPRDRSVVILAGTGGNGGGALVAARRLHNYGSRVQVFVTRPDERFSPVPAHQLDILRRMGISIESTESLDRAERPELILDGLIGYSLKGAPRQSAATLIRWANTSGAPVLALDTPSGVDASTGSAYDPAIRATATMTLALPKEGLRAPGVGQYVGEPYLADISVPPSLYGAPALGLQVGEIFATGDIVRLR